In Persicimonas caeni, a single window of DNA contains:
- the istA gene encoding IS21 family transposase, giving the protein MHRLQDLVRMHREGVGCREIARLLKMSPNTERKYRHALDEAGLLKGEPSEIIPLDELKQAVAELLPTSTPPQETSTVEPWRAQIEEMYERTRSPRAIWDRLRLEHADFDGSLSAVKRMCARIKADRGPRPQDVVIRVETAPGEIAQVDFGYVGRLFDPMSGKVRKAYAFVMVLGFSRLMYVDLVFDQKVDTWLRLHVDAFEYFGGVPETVVPDNLKAAVVRCYFGLKDKPELNRSYRELARHYGFMIDPTPPYAPEKKGKVESAVKYVKSNFFAPRALEKLDEAKEQLSLWLDQIANRRVHGTTHRVPREHFDAEEAEALKALPPTPFVPVVWKKAKVHRDSHVEFERRLYSVPFRLIGQTVWIRARGASVDIFYDDELCTSHKRSGPRKSTHEAHLPEGRRDLRHRSRQWWQDKADRMSPIVGEYVEEVFGADDVFNQLRAVQAIVSYLEQFPVERAEGACRRARAFGNYTYQGIKRILVEGIDLEPAIPQAVYVHGKLAHPRFARNFEELALAEEVYHERS; this is encoded by the coding sequence ATGCATCGATTACAAGACCTGGTGCGGATGCACCGTGAGGGCGTTGGCTGCCGCGAGATTGCCCGCCTTCTAAAGATGAGTCCCAATACCGAGCGCAAATACCGCCACGCGCTCGATGAGGCTGGATTGCTCAAAGGCGAGCCTTCCGAGATCATCCCACTGGACGAGCTCAAGCAGGCGGTCGCAGAGCTCCTTCCGACGAGCACGCCGCCCCAGGAGACCTCCACGGTCGAGCCGTGGCGCGCACAGATTGAAGAGATGTACGAGCGCACGCGCTCACCCCGAGCCATCTGGGACAGGCTTCGGCTCGAGCACGCCGATTTCGACGGCAGCCTGTCCGCCGTCAAGCGCATGTGCGCCCGCATCAAAGCCGACAGAGGCCCACGTCCGCAAGATGTGGTCATTCGCGTCGAGACCGCGCCAGGAGAGATTGCCCAGGTCGACTTTGGCTATGTCGGCCGACTCTTCGACCCGATGAGCGGCAAAGTCAGAAAGGCTTATGCCTTCGTGATGGTCCTGGGCTTCAGCCGTCTGATGTACGTCGACCTGGTTTTCGACCAAAAGGTCGACACCTGGCTTCGCCTGCACGTCGACGCCTTCGAGTACTTCGGCGGCGTGCCCGAGACGGTGGTGCCGGACAATCTCAAAGCGGCGGTTGTGCGCTGCTATTTCGGGCTCAAGGACAAACCGGAGCTCAACCGAAGCTACCGTGAGCTTGCTCGCCACTACGGCTTTATGATTGACCCGACCCCGCCGTATGCCCCTGAAAAGAAGGGCAAAGTCGAGTCGGCGGTCAAGTACGTCAAATCAAACTTCTTTGCGCCGCGCGCCCTCGAGAAGCTCGACGAGGCCAAGGAGCAATTGAGCCTGTGGCTCGACCAGATTGCCAATCGGCGAGTCCACGGCACCACTCACAGGGTGCCCCGCGAGCACTTCGACGCTGAGGAGGCAGAAGCACTTAAAGCACTGCCGCCGACGCCCTTTGTGCCGGTGGTCTGGAAGAAGGCCAAGGTCCACCGCGACAGCCACGTCGAATTCGAGCGCCGGCTCTACTCGGTGCCGTTTCGGCTCATCGGCCAGACCGTCTGGATCCGAGCTCGAGGCGCAAGCGTCGATATCTTCTATGACGACGAGCTGTGCACCTCGCACAAGCGAAGCGGTCCCAGAAAGAGCACCCATGAGGCACACCTTCCTGAGGGGCGGCGCGATCTGCGCCACCGAAGCCGTCAGTGGTGGCAGGACAAGGCTGACCGGATGAGCCCGATCGTCGGCGAATATGTCGAGGAGGTCTTCGGGGCCGACGATGTCTTCAATCAGCTGCGCGCAGTCCAGGCGATCGTGTCGTACCTCGAGCAGTTCCCCGTCGAGCGTGCCGAGGGCGCCTGCCGAAGGGCTCGCGCTTTCGGAAACTACACCTATCAAGGCATCAAGCGGATTCTGGTGGAGGGCATCGACTTAGAGCCTGCCATCCCGCAGGCCGTCTACGTGCACGGCAAGCTCGCCCACCCGCGTTTTGCCCGAAATTTCGAGGAGCTGGCCCTGGCCGAGGAGGTCTACCATGAGCGCTCGTGA
- a CDS encoding ABC transporter ATP-binding protein, producing the protein MGEVDVHALRGVDLRLYEGEFTVILGASGSGKSTLLNIIGGLDVPTTGRVFYRHRDLTRADPDELTEYRRYHVGFVFQFYNLIPSLTARENVALVTEIARDPYSPEETLELVGLGERMDHFPAQLSGGEQQRVAIARAVAKRPDVLLCDEPTGALDFRTGRVVMQVIERVNREVGTTTAVITHNAPIARVADRVVTLRDGQVESDSPNAHRMPAMELEW; encoded by the coding sequence ATGGGCGAGGTCGACGTGCATGCGTTGCGCGGCGTCGATCTGCGGCTGTACGAGGGGGAGTTCACCGTCATTTTGGGGGCGTCGGGCAGCGGGAAGTCGACGCTGCTCAATATCATCGGGGGCCTGGACGTGCCTACGACCGGGCGGGTCTTCTACAGGCATCGCGACCTGACGCGCGCCGACCCCGACGAGCTGACCGAGTACCGGCGCTATCACGTCGGGTTCGTCTTCCAGTTCTACAACCTGATTCCGAGCCTGACCGCGCGTGAGAACGTCGCGCTGGTGACCGAGATCGCGCGCGACCCGTACTCGCCCGAGGAGACGCTCGAGCTCGTGGGGCTCGGCGAGCGCATGGACCATTTTCCGGCGCAGCTTTCGGGCGGTGAGCAGCAGCGCGTGGCGATCGCGCGGGCGGTGGCCAAGCGGCCCGACGTGTTGTTGTGTGACGAGCCGACTGGGGCGCTCGACTTTCGTACCGGGCGGGTGGTCATGCAGGTCATCGAGCGGGTCAACCGGGAGGTGGGCACGACCACCGCCGTGATCACCCACAACGCGCCCATTGCCCGGGTCGCCGACCGCGTGGTCACGCTGCGCGACGGGCAGGTCGAGAGCGACTCGCCCAACGCCCACCGCATGCCTGCCATGGAGCTCGAGTGGTGA
- the istB gene encoding IS21-like element helper ATPase IstB gives MSARDDLVPILKRLRLSGLLNTLELRAEQAVDDKLGYVDFVYRLLHDEVERRDANKLTRLIRQADFEAHKTLQDFDFSFNPKIPRERIIELGTTSFVERQENVLLVGPAGTGKSHIAQALGHRACRAGYKTRYVAAHQLLSELRAARADRSWDKLMYKLCAVDLLIIDDLGLRPLAQDEPVDLYELIRRRYEQGSLVITSNRAIDEWYAMFGDALLASSAMDRLLHHCHVVTLDGHSYRNPPSKARAKTA, from the coding sequence ATGAGCGCTCGTGATGATCTGGTCCCCATCCTCAAGCGCCTGCGGCTGTCGGGGCTTCTCAATACGCTGGAGCTTCGCGCCGAGCAGGCCGTCGACGACAAGCTTGGCTACGTCGACTTTGTCTATCGACTGCTCCACGACGAGGTGGAGCGCCGCGATGCCAATAAGCTGACGCGCTTGATTCGCCAGGCTGATTTCGAGGCCCACAAAACGCTTCAGGATTTCGATTTCAGCTTCAATCCCAAGATCCCACGCGAGCGGATCATCGAGCTCGGCACCACAAGCTTTGTCGAGCGCCAAGAAAACGTGCTCCTGGTCGGCCCGGCCGGCACGGGCAAGTCGCACATCGCCCAGGCGCTGGGTCACCGGGCCTGTCGAGCCGGCTACAAGACCAGGTATGTCGCCGCACATCAGCTTTTGAGCGAGCTTCGAGCAGCCCGCGCCGACCGCAGCTGGGACAAGCTGATGTACAAGCTGTGCGCGGTCGACCTCCTGATCATCGACGATCTTGGGCTGCGTCCGCTGGCCCAGGACGAGCCGGTCGACCTGTACGAGCTGATACGCCGCCGCTACGAGCAGGGCTCGCTCGTGATCACATCCAACCGCGCCATCGACGAGTGGTACGCCATGTTTGGTGACGCGCTGCTCGCCAGCTCGGCGATGGACCGACTGCTACACCACTGCCACGTCGTCACGCTCGACGGGCACTCGTATCGAAACCCGCCGTCGAAAGCCCGAGCCAAGACGGCCTAA
- a CDS encoding ABC transporter permease: MIDRFSLSVAVRGLLDSRRLTLLTVAVVGVSVVLVVFLTSLINGLQVKLVEDVTGAIAHVTVEPEERQPVAVWEREPEGADGKLYLGERTGYTRQKRKLEDWKVWLDRIEETAAGLKVVTPTVRDQGFVVRGQTRLSARILGVRPREYNAIVDIDESLVDGRFARLPAGEVALGEMLAGELKVGVGDRVQVTPPGGKTVSMRVGGLYSTGFGGLDGATVFMNLDDAQSLFGLGSAVSSIDLKLTDVFAADEVAGKLSKQVPYDVTSWTEDNAQLLSALEAQRGSSNLIVFFAALAAAFAVASILVVLVTNKLREIGILKAIGASRRQVRTIFALQGTLLSFLGSVVGAALGGLLVLGLSTLERPNVAGPPEPLFPFDLTRTLVLSAIGVASLVGFLASLIPARRAAKVQPIDVIRGL; the protein is encoded by the coding sequence ATGATCGACCGGTTCTCGCTCAGCGTCGCGGTGCGCGGTCTGTTGGACTCGCGCCGGCTCACGCTTTTGACCGTGGCGGTCGTCGGCGTGAGCGTGGTGCTCGTGGTCTTTTTGACCTCGCTCATCAACGGCCTGCAGGTCAAACTCGTCGAGGACGTCACCGGCGCCATCGCGCACGTGACCGTCGAGCCCGAAGAGCGCCAGCCGGTCGCCGTGTGGGAGCGCGAGCCCGAAGGCGCCGACGGCAAGCTCTACCTGGGCGAGCGCACCGGCTACACCCGACAGAAGCGCAAGCTCGAGGACTGGAAGGTCTGGCTCGACCGCATCGAGGAGACCGCGGCGGGGTTGAAGGTCGTGACGCCGACGGTGCGCGACCAGGGCTTCGTGGTGCGCGGCCAAACCCGCCTGTCGGCGCGCATCCTCGGCGTGCGACCTCGCGAGTACAACGCCATCGTCGACATCGACGAGAGCCTCGTCGACGGGCGCTTCGCGCGCCTTCCCGCCGGCGAAGTCGCCCTGGGCGAGATGCTCGCCGGGGAGTTGAAGGTGGGCGTGGGCGACCGCGTGCAGGTGACCCCGCCGGGCGGAAAGACCGTGTCGATGCGCGTGGGCGGCCTCTACAGCACAGGCTTCGGCGGCCTCGACGGGGCGACGGTCTTCATGAACCTCGACGACGCCCAATCGCTCTTCGGGCTCGGCTCGGCGGTGAGCTCCATCGACCTCAAGCTCACCGACGTCTTCGCCGCCGACGAGGTCGCCGGCAAGCTGTCGAAGCAAGTGCCCTACGACGTCACGAGCTGGACCGAAGACAACGCCCAACTGCTCAGCGCGCTCGAAGCCCAGCGCGGCTCGAGCAACCTCATCGTCTTCTTCGCCGCGCTGGCCGCCGCCTTCGCGGTCGCAAGCATCCTGGTGGTCTTGGTGACCAACAAGCTTCGCGAGATCGGCATCTTGAAGGCCATCGGCGCCAGCCGCCGGCAGGTGCGCACCATCTTTGCTTTGCAGGGAACGCTGCTTTCGTTTTTGGGCTCCGTCGTCGGCGCCGCGCTCGGTGGCCTGCTCGTCCTCGGGCTGAGCACTCTCGAGCGCCCCAACGTCGCCGGGCCGCCCGAGCCCCTCTTCCCGTTCGACCTGACCCGGACGCTCGTGTTGAGCGCGATCGGCGTGGCCTCGCTCGTGGGCTTTCTGGCCTCGCTCATCCCCGCGCGACGCGCCGCCAAGGTCCAACCCATCGACGTCATTCGGGGGCTGTGA
- a CDS encoding efflux RND transporter periplasmic adaptor subunit, with protein sequence MTRRSRIIAIVLGVAVLAVGVGVYFWLSAAEKVDVVRVEPRDVVEVVIASGRLRSRSQSALGVERGGVVGQVTVEEGVRVEEGELLVALRSEDLQSRVAQAEAQLAAANQSLTQLRQGPTAAERSAASAEIERAEAAVENAQDDYKRAEKLVAAGVETGANLDAARTRLAEARANLRAAKARREQLDPRSTQVEQARARVDEAGAALEVARAELAKATVRAPFSGLVLDVDAERGQSVSPGQPLLTLASLDDAEYLVETDEDNIGQLQVGQPAYVYFPSKPDKTFNAEVRQIGPEIDTDRGVVSVHLEPTKLPDNAFPGLTVDVNIVVERLEDAPAVPVTSLLRDGDETSVLVVDGTSVEQKAVDVRANGRDWAAIEGIEPGTLVVEKATSVEPGAKVEPQVRDISSSKGETSK encoded by the coding sequence ATGACCCGTCGAAGTCGTATCATCGCAATTGTGCTCGGAGTGGCCGTGCTCGCGGTCGGCGTGGGCGTCTATTTCTGGCTCTCCGCCGCCGAGAAGGTCGACGTGGTGCGCGTCGAGCCGCGTGACGTCGTCGAGGTGGTCATCGCCAGTGGGCGGCTGCGCTCGCGGAGCCAGAGCGCGCTCGGCGTCGAGCGCGGCGGCGTCGTCGGGCAGGTGACCGTCGAGGAGGGCGTCCGGGTCGAGGAGGGCGAGCTTCTGGTCGCGCTTCGCTCCGAAGACCTGCAGAGCCGCGTCGCCCAGGCCGAAGCGCAACTCGCCGCGGCCAACCAATCGCTCACGCAGCTCCGTCAGGGGCCGACCGCCGCCGAGCGGAGCGCAGCGAGCGCCGAGATCGAGCGCGCCGAAGCCGCGGTCGAAAACGCGCAGGACGACTACAAGCGCGCCGAGAAGCTCGTGGCCGCCGGCGTCGAGACGGGGGCGAACCTCGACGCCGCGCGCACTCGCTTGGCCGAGGCGCGCGCCAACTTGAGAGCCGCCAAGGCGCGCCGTGAACAGCTCGACCCGCGCTCGACCCAGGTCGAGCAGGCCAGGGCGCGCGTCGACGAGGCGGGCGCCGCGCTCGAGGTCGCCCGCGCCGAGCTCGCCAAGGCGACGGTGCGCGCGCCTTTCTCGGGCCTTGTGCTCGACGTCGACGCCGAGCGCGGCCAGAGCGTCTCGCCGGGCCAGCCGCTGTTGACGTTGGCGTCCCTCGACGACGCCGAGTACCTGGTCGAGACCGACGAGGACAATATCGGCCAGCTGCAGGTCGGCCAGCCCGCCTACGTGTACTTTCCGTCCAAGCCCGACAAGACCTTCAACGCCGAGGTGCGCCAGATTGGCCCCGAGATCGACACCGATCGCGGCGTGGTCAGCGTGCACCTCGAGCCCACGAAGCTCCCCGACAACGCGTTTCCCGGGCTGACCGTCGACGTCAATATCGTCGTCGAGCGCCTCGAAGACGCGCCCGCGGTGCCGGTGACGAGCCTGCTTCGCGACGGTGACGAGACCTCGGTGCTGGTGGTCGACGGCACAAGCGTCGAGCAGAAAGCCGTCGACGTGCGCGCCAACGGGCGCGACTGGGCGGCCATCGAGGGCATCGAGCCGGGCACCTTGGTCGTCGAAAAGGCCACCTCGGTCGAGCCGGGCGCCAAGGTCGAGCCGCAGGTGCGCGACATTTCCTCGAGCAAAGGGGAGACGTCGAAATGA
- a CDS encoding ABC transporter ATP-binding protein, with protein sequence MTENATNPDANASPNASEAPAVVELRGVDKVYEDGVAVQVLYDIDLTIRRGEFVAVVGQSGSGKSTLLNLIGLLDTATRGQVLLDGRDVSELDEDARSSLRLDYLGFIFQQHYLLPEFDVVANALMPLRIRGRDAERAARDRVVAMLESVGLGDHLHKRPNQLSGGQQQRVAVVRALANEPKLVLADEPTGSLDSETSEQVLGLLRDINARTGTALMMVTHDLAQAERAERIVELRDGRVLRDELT encoded by the coding sequence ATGACCGAAAACGCCACCAATCCCGACGCCAACGCCAGCCCCAACGCCAGCGAGGCGCCGGCGGTCGTCGAGCTGCGCGGCGTCGACAAGGTCTACGAGGACGGCGTCGCCGTCCAAGTCCTGTACGACATCGACCTGACGATTCGCCGCGGCGAATTCGTCGCGGTCGTCGGCCAGAGCGGCTCGGGCAAATCGACGCTGCTCAACCTCATCGGCCTGCTCGACACGGCCACCCGCGGCCAGGTGCTGCTCGACGGCCGCGACGTCTCCGAGCTCGACGAGGACGCCCGCTCGAGCCTGCGCCTCGACTACCTGGGCTTCATCTTCCAGCAACACTACCTGCTGCCCGAATTCGACGTCGTCGCCAACGCCCTGATGCCCCTGCGCATCCGCGGCCGCGACGCCGAGCGCGCCGCCCGCGACCGCGTGGTCGCCATGCTCGAGTCGGTCGGCCTGGGCGACCACCTGCACAAGCGCCCCAACCAACTCTCCGGCGGCCAACAACAACGCGTCGCCGTGGTGCGCGCGCTGGCCAACGAACCCAAGCTCGTCCTCGCCGACGAACCCACCGGCAGCCTCGACTCGGAGACGAGCGAACAAGTTTTGGGCCTCTTGCGCGACATCAACGCGCGCACCGGCACCGCCTTGATGATGGTCACCCACGACCTCGCCCAGGCCGAACGCGCCGAGCGCATCGTCGAGCTGCGCGACGGGCGCGTGCTGCGCGATGAGCTGACTTAG